One segment of Myxocyprinus asiaticus isolate MX2 ecotype Aquarium Trade chromosome 41, UBuf_Myxa_2, whole genome shotgun sequence DNA contains the following:
- the LOC127431899 gene encoding uncharacterized protein LOC127431899 → MHLYSSALTHYPGSSRKVSVTVTSVANNSTATSSSSLEADGNTVNGSATEANTEYLLRGEQTDAKMPALTCYEATSMRPVFYTSTAEIIITRPDGVERSVPIHIVKEPRTNRRHLETHYRPVSYAVNGDDHSSLDLDCTRDVFKSDDEICKKNSINCHRFFDQDNYRVRERRVEPCVQNDVTNPRTFESDSSEGILPLKEQLHQKRQEIAKNDSEPTEEPVFELCILQEPTATSNISDIDNKVTRYLAEVDKQNKYLHDRQKYRFHIIPDGNCLYRAVSKAAYGGQSMHKELREQTIHHIADHLDEFNPIIEGDIGEFLINAAQDGAWAGYPELLAMSQMLNVNIYLTTGGSVESPTVSTMVHYLGEEDLSKPSVWLSWLSNGHYDVLLDSCQPNPEYDAWCRHTQVQRKRDEELAKSMAASLSKMYIEQNGLH, encoded by the coding sequence ATGCACTTGTACAGCAGCGCGTTAACACACTACCCCGGCTCCTCTCGAAAAGTTTCGGTAACTGTCACTAGTGTTGCCAATAACTCAACAGCGACAAGTTCGAGTTCGTTGGAGGCGGACGGTAACACCGTTAACGGAAGCGCCACAGAAGCAAACACGGAATATTTGCTTCGGGGGGAACAGACCGACGCGAAGATGCCTGCTCTTACATGTTATGAGGCCACCTCGATGAGGCCGGTTTTCTATACATCTACTGCCGAGATTATCATCACACGACCCGATGGTGTGGAGAGATCGGTGCCAATTCACATCGTGAAGGAGCCACGGACGAACCGTAGACATCTGGAAACACACTACCGCCCAGTTTCTTACGCAGTCAATGGAGATGACCATTCCAGCTTGGATTTAGATTGCACAAGAGACGTTTTTAAGAGCGATGATGAGATATGTAAGAAAAATTCTATAAACTGTCATAGGTTTTTTGACCAAGACAATTATAGAGTTCGTGAGAGGAGAGTGGAGCCTTGTGTACAAAACGATGTCACAAACCCTAGAACTTTTGAATCTGACTCATCTGAAGGTATTTTGCCCCTCAAAGAACAACTTCACCAGAAAAGGCAAGAAATTGCCAAAAATGACAGCGAACCTACAGAGGAGCCGGTCTTTGAGCTGTGTATCCTTCAGGAGCCTACTGCAACATCCAACATAAGTGACATTGACAACAAGGTGACCCGTTACCTGGCCGAAGTGGATAAACAGAATAAATACCTGCACGATAGGCAGAAATACCGCTTTCACATCATCCCAGATGGGAACTGCCTGTACCGGGCTGTTTCCAAGGCTGCTTATGGGGGCCAGTCAATGCACAAAGAGCTGAGAGAGCAAACCATACATCACATTGCCGACCACCTGGATGAGTTCAACCCCATCATCGAAGGAGATATTGGGGAGTTTCTGATCAATGCAGCGCAGGACGGTGCATGGGCTGGATATCCGGAGCTTTTGGCCATGAGTCAGATGCTGAATGTGAATATCTACCTAACCACTGGGGGTAGTGTGGAAAGCCCAACAGTATCAACCATGGTGCACTATTTGGGAGAAGAGGACTTGTCTAAACCATCTGTATGGTTGAGCTGGCTCAGTAATGGTCATTATGATGTGCTGCTGGACAGCTGTCAGCCCAACCCGGAGTATGACGCCTGGTGCCGTCACACCCAGGTACAGCGCAAAAGAGATGAGGAGTTGGCCAAGTCCATGGCGGCATCCCTATCCAAAATGTACATTGAGCAGAATGGCCTGCACTGA